The nucleotide sequence TCACGACTCGAGCAGTTGTCTGCCCCTATTGCATGGGTCACTGCGAAATGAACTGGGAAGTGGCAGGACTGAATGCAGAGGAAATTGCCGAGCGCAGTCGCCTGCTGGCGAGTGACGACTGGTCCAGCTTTCCCCCGGCAGAACAGCATGCCTTTGCATTTGCTCGCAAGTTGACCAGAACTCCGTGGGCAGTCTCCGATGATGACGTGGCCGAACTCTCCCGCGACTTCGGAACGGATCGGGCGCTGTTCGTGCTGCTTAACGCCAGCCGTTACCACTACATGACGAGAATCTCGAACGGCTTCCAACTGACCCTGGAGCGAACCAATGTCTTTTACGACTACTACAACGTGAAGACAGCAGAACATTCCCACGAGGGCTCCCCCGCAGTCCCCCTGCTCAGTAACGAGGAAGCCTGGAAGAAGCTGCCTGAAGTCGTTACCCGGGACGGAGCGGAACTGCCTGTCTGGGTCCGCGCTGTTGCATCACATCTTCCTCGCACAGCCGCCGCCATGCTGCAACTGGACTACGCCCATCGGACGCAGAGTCCGCTCGACCCGATACTGCGTGCGAAGATGCGGTGGGTGATTGCTCATGCCAATCGTTGCCGTTATTCCGAAGCGTACGCACTCGCAGACCTTGAGCGAGCCGGAGTGGATCAAGCGGCTCGCAAGGTGTTGACGGGTGAACCTGCCGTCTGGCCGGCAGATGATCGGGCCCCCCTCGAGTTTGCTCGTCTCCTCACCGTGGCGGCTCCCACGATACCGGATGAGCTGTTCGAAACCTTGCGTCAACGCTACGGCGATAAGCGGGTCGCCTCAATGGTCCTGCTCGCCGCGTACGGTAACTTCCAGGATCGAATCGTTCTGGGGCTGAACCTTCCGATGGAGGATCATGGGCCCCTTCCTCCTTTCTCTGTGACGTTCGCGGAAGGGGCTCTGCAGCTCGCCCCGATCATGCCGCCTCATACAACGGCCGAAGCGCTCGTCGAGTCGGGAACCTCGGTCGTCAGCCACGATCCCAAGTGGTCACAGCTCTCCTACGATGACTTGCAGGGACGTCTGGAACGCCAGCGCGATCGGAAGCCGCGGCTTCCGATCCCCAGTTGGGACGAAGTGAAGAAGAATCTGCCCCCTGCGATGGCTGCTCGCCCGACACGCATCATCTGGAACCTGGTCTGTTCCGGGTACGTTCCCGAGCTGGCCGTTCCCTGGGGAATTTCAACCCGAACGATGTGGGCTGAGACCAAGCCAGACCGCATCTTCGAAGAAAGTCTGTTCTGGATCCAGACTCGCAGCATCGAATGCAACTATTGCATGGGGCACTGTGAAATGCTGCTGGAAGTGGCGGGACTGGATAAAAAAGCGGTCGCAGAACGAACACGTCGACTGGCCAGTGCAGACTGGTCGGCATTTCCTCCGGCCGAGCAACGTGCCTATGCGTACGCTCGCAAGCTGAGCAAGACCCCCTGGGAGCTCACGCCAGAAGACTATCGCACACTCGTCGAGGACCTGGGTCCTGAACAGGCGATGGCGACCTTCTGGTGGTTGTGCCGAGGTCTCTACATGACGCGAATCTCTGATGGATTCCAGCTTCCGCTGGAGCGTGAAAACGTTTTCCAGAGCCCTCCAGCCCCCGCACAAACTGGAACCACGCCCGTTACGCCCAAGCAGGAAAAATAGCCGATCAGCGGTCGATCTCTGTCCGAAACGAAACTGTCCGAATTCTCATCTCATCTGCATCACGTCTGCCTAAGGAAGCATCTATGAAGAAAAAGTTCTCACTGATCGCCGCGGGATTGGTCCTCTCATCGTCCGGGTTCACCTACGGCATCGATTCCAAAACAACACCCCGTCCCGTTCCGCTGACACGCCCCGAGATGAAAGAGTATCTGGAGGATATGAAGTCGCGGACTCCACGAATCCCTCTTCCTGAACTGACCGAAGAAGACAAAGAAAAACTGGGTGAACGGGGCGGCAGCTACGAAGGACGTCTGCGATATCACTACATGCCCGGCGGGGACTTGCGTGGAACGGGCACTGGTAACGCAGGACGCCCCGGCACCGGATTACCCGGTGGTGGACAAGGTTTCGGTGGCGGTGGTGGAGGAGGACGGGATAACGATCCCGACAATACGCTCAGTTACAAATTCAAGGTGCAGCTCTTCTGGATTGTTTCCCGCACCAACAACTGTCAGTACTGCCTGGGCCATCAGGAATCCAAGCTGCTGGCTGCCGGGATGACGGAAGACGAAATCGCGGCGCTGGACAGTGAATGGGAGGCTTTCCCGGAAGCCGAGCAGGCCGCGTTTGCCTTCGCTCGCAAATTCACATACGAACCTCACCTGCTGGGTGATGCCGATATTGCGAAACTGCGAGCCCATTTTACAGATCAGCAAATCCTGGAAATGATCCTCTCGATGGCAGGCAACAACTCCATCAACCGCTGGAAGGAAGGGGCCGGAGTTCCTCAGTCAGCTAACGGGGGCGGATTCGGCAGGCGGCAGGAAGCAGCCGGGCAGGGGGGAACGACCCAGGCAGCGGCGGCCAGTCCTCGACACGAATCGTACCTGACGCCGACCGCGGCTCGATTCCAGAACAAAGTGACGAAGGTCGCCCCACTGTTGATCGATCTGACAACCAGTCAGCCAACCCGGCAGACGGTGTCTGATCGTCCTCCCCTGGAAACGCGCTCCGAGGTTGAAACGGGACTTGAGGCCGCAAAGCAGCGCACACCCCGGCTGCCATTGGTCGAAGAGGCAAAGGCACGGGAATTCGTCTCAAGCGACTGGCCGGAAGGTCCACTGCCACAGTGGGTGCGTCTGCTGGCAAACTTCCCCAATAGTGCAAAAAACAGGATTGCCGGTATTCAATCCGCAGAAACGCGAGGGGACCTTACCCCGCTGATGAAAGCACAGGTGAGCTGGATTATCGCACGCCAGGATCGTGCCTGGTACGCAACGGGACTGGCAAAGCAGCGATTGAAAGAACTGGGCCAGTCGGAGGATCAGATCTATGCACTCGATGGGGACTGGAGCGAGTTCACGCCGACAGAACGCTCGCTCTTCACTGTCGCGAAGAAGCTGGCTACGACACCCGTCGTGCTGACAGACGAAGATGTCGACGCGGCGGTCAAGCTTGCCGGCCCGAGAGACGTCGTTCAACTGATCAGCTACACCACCAACCGGGCTTCATTCGACCGTATTACCGAAGCGGCAGGGTTAGCGCTGGAGTGACCCCGGCGCGCGTCTTCTGACTCACTCGTCCAGCGAGGCAAGAACGAATACGGCATCGCACCAGTTAGCATAGTCACCGACGTCAGCGTACTCGCCAAACTCAACGGTCAGTGTCAGCTTTTTGCCTCCCTCAAGACTGAGGTTCTGTGTACTTTTCACGGGAGCTTTGCCGGTCATTTCGGGACTGGACCAGATCCGACGACCGTCGAGCTCCACCGTGAAACGAACACTTCCCAGATCCGTTGCAACATCATCGATTCCCACCAGGGCTCGAAAGGCTTTCTCATCACCTCGCAGCGCGTAAGTGGCAGACATCCGGCTGTGCATTCCCAGTCCCGTCACATATTCGGTCTCCTGGATCGTCAGGGGACCATGCAGGACATTCGCATTGCGGACCAGTGACCATCTGCCGGAAAGATAAGGGGTGTACTCGACCTTCTCAGGTTCATAGTCTGCGACGGGAACGAGTCCATCACCAAAGAAATGGCAGCCGACGATCGCGGCAACCGGCAAAGCAAAGCTGCCGAGGTGAGTCGATTTTGCCTTCAGAAACTCCTCTTCGATCTCCAGTCCGGTGACCGTGAGCTGACTTCCATCGACGAGCGTCAGGACGACTCGTTTCCCCATCGGACGTGTTAAGGTTGCAAGTTCAGGATCCAGCCGGATCGCACGTACGCGGCTGCGATCGAGCTTTAGTGTCTTACCAGCCACCTTCAGTTCGACAAACGCAGCATCCAGTCGCTGAAACTCGCCGAACGTTCGATCACCATTCGAGAGCATCACCAGATCACTCCCTGCCGAGAGTGTTTCCAGATCGGCAATCAATCGCAGTCGCTCCTGAACCGTATGGGGCCAGTCAAAAATGATCGCGGTGATATCTTCGAGGGGAATCGAGGACAGTTCCTTGTCGCTCCGAACCGTCCATGACAAAGAGAGAACCTCTTTGTCGACAGT is from Schlesneria sp. DSM 10557 and encodes:
- a CDS encoding carboxymuconolactone decarboxylase family protein, which translates into the protein MKKKFSLIAAGLVLSSSGFTYGIDSKTTPRPVPLTRPEMKEYLEDMKSRTPRIPLPELTEEDKEKLGERGGSYEGRLRYHYMPGGDLRGTGTGNAGRPGTGLPGGGQGFGGGGGGGRDNDPDNTLSYKFKVQLFWIVSRTNNCQYCLGHQESKLLAAGMTEDEIAALDSEWEAFPEAEQAAFAFARKFTYEPHLLGDADIAKLRAHFTDQQILEMILSMAGNNSINRWKEGAGVPQSANGGGFGRRQEAAGQGGTTQAAAASPRHESYLTPTAARFQNKVTKVAPLLIDLTTSQPTRQTVSDRPPLETRSEVETGLEAAKQRTPRLPLVEEAKAREFVSSDWPEGPLPQWVRLLANFPNSAKNRIAGIQSAETRGDLTPLMKAQVSWIIARQDRAWYATGLAKQRLKELGQSEDQIYALDGDWSEFTPTERSLFTVAKKLATTPVVLTDEDVDAAVKLAGPRDVVQLISYTTNRASFDRITEAAGLALE
- a CDS encoding NPCBM/NEW2 domain-containing protein; this translates as MKSWSTDQLVLASPEERLFQHSRLQSVRFERSNATRSHTSPSIWLTNGDRLAARSLTVDKEVLSLSWTVRSDKELSSIPLEDITAIIFDWPHTVQERLRLIADLETLSAGSDLVMLSNGDRTFGEFQRLDAAFVELKVAGKTLKLDRSRVRAIRLDPELATLTRPMGKRVVLTLVDGSQLTVTGLEIEEEFLKAKSTHLGSFALPVAAIVGCHFFGDGLVPVADYEPEKVEYTPYLSGRWSLVRNANVLHGPLTIQETEYVTGLGMHSRMSATYALRGDEKAFRALVGIDDVATDLGSVRFTVELDGRRIWSSPEMTGKAPVKSTQNLSLEGGKKLTLTVEFGEYADVGDYANWCDAVFVLASLDE